A genome region from Littorina saxatilis isolate snail1 linkage group LG16, US_GU_Lsax_2.0, whole genome shotgun sequence includes the following:
- the LOC138949837 gene encoding KRAB-A domain-containing protein 2-like has translation MVAIFLANCESCQKKKSKPNKGLEVKPLCSSGLGSRGQVDLIIMESQPDRDYVNIMNYQDHFTKFNFLRPLKSRTAAEVAYNLIDSFTLIGAPCILQSDNGREFAAKVVYELKELWPSLMIVHGRPRHPQSQGSVERSNHDIKQMLIAWTTDNSCSKWAEGLRFVMLQKNSSAHRNLNNRSPFEVMFGQKPLVGLQKTSLPNDVMRKLETEEELAGLLANTTPPQGETDDDDTDFVPQMSPIDDSRLSPQAAGPSSIEDAEHESVSAAIAHLRATQTKARSDTDNEDEEETDFEGSLDSQMSPVNDSWSSTKADDGVAPSTREDDAISETVDPLTTHVALINTRREEARKGQDKSRSEMLRRTKQRLSPFQVGDAVLIPVSEFDRGRLDSRNIPGVVVEVTTRETYRIGTEHSTVNTTFSRSELLKGDSNIVRDVNPELMSVRHLAGLHSAHDGQGFFKCSCGSTCSSKRCTCKKPAVKCNSHCHPRNGKCTNK, from the coding sequence AGCCAGATAGAGACTACGTGAATATAATGAACTACCAGGATCACTTCACTAAGTTCAATTTTCTGAGACCACTGAAGTCGAGGACCGCTGCAGAAGTCGCCTACAACTTGATTGATAGTTTTACACTGATAGGAGCCCCATGCATCTTGCAGAGCGACAATGGTCGTGAATTCGCGGCGAAAGTGGTATACGAATTGAAAGAATTGTGGCCTTCGCTGATGATCGTGCATGGGCGGCCGAGGCACCCCCAAAGCCAAGGTAGCGTCGAAAGATCAAACCATGACATCAAGCAGATGTTAATTGCATGGACAACAGACAACTCCTGCAGCAAATGGGCGGAAGGTCTGCGATTTGTCATGCTGCAAAAGAATTCGTCAGCGCATCGAAATTTGAACAACCGTTCTCCCTTTGAGGTCATGTTTGGCCAAAAGCCACTGGTTGGGCTGCAGAAAACTAGCCTCCCTAATGATGTGATGAGGAAGCTGGAAACCGAAGAAGAGCTTGCTGGACTTCTAGCAAATACTACACCCCCACAGGGTGAAACAGACGACGATGACACAGATTTCGTTCCACAGATGAGCCCCATCGATGACAGTAGGTTATCTCCGCAAGCCGCAGGACCTTCTTCAATAGAAGACGCAGAACATGAGTCAGTCAGTGCTGCAATAGCCCATCTACGTGCGACTCAAACAAAGGCCAGGTCTGACACAGACAACGAGGACGAAGAAGAAACAGATTTCGAGGGTAGTCTCGATTCACAGATGAGCCCCGTCAATGACAGTTGGTCATCTACAAAGGCCGATGACGGCGTTGCCCCGTCTACAAGAGAAGACGACGCAATATCTGAAACTGTAGATCCACTGACAACGCACGTAGCTCTGATCAACACGCGTAGAGAAGAAGCAAGAAAGGGACAGGATAAGAGCCGAAGTGAAATGCTCAGGCGAACGAAGCAAAGGCTGTCACCTTTTCAGGTCGGAGATGCCGTCCTCATACCAGTTTCAGAATTTGATCGAGGACGCCTTGATAGCAGAAACATTCCAGGTGTAGTGGTTGAAGTGACAACCAGGGAAACTTACCGGATTGGCACCGAGCACAGCACTGTGAATACCACATTCAGCCGATCCGAGCTGTTAAAAGGTGATAGCAATATCGTCAGAGATGTGAACCCCGAACTGATGTCGGTGAGGCACCTTGCAGGTCTGCACTCCGCTCATGACGGACAAGGGTTTTTCAAGTGCTCTTGCGGGTCAACCTGCTCATCAAAACGATGCACATGCAAGAAACCCGCCGTGAAGTGCAACAGCCACTGCCACCCAAGAAACGGGAAATGTACCAACAAATAA